In Gossypium hirsutum isolate 1008001.06 chromosome A10, Gossypium_hirsutum_v2.1, whole genome shotgun sequence, the DNA window AGCTACCTTGTGACGGTGATGGCCTTGGTAACGCCGTGGAGTGTGTCATTGACATTAATTGATGCATATTCCGTGTTTATCAAATGCTTACCACGACAACCACGAGTACTGCTGATCGTCATTGTTGGAGACTGGGTATATAGCAAGATTTCCTTTGCTTTGTTATCGTCACCATGATGTTATATTTTTTTCCACAGCTTGACGGGAAAATTCGTGTTTTATCTGATTGCAGGCCTTGTCATTTCTCTCACTTGCCGCAGCCTGCTCAACTGCTATCGTTACCAGTTTCTTGGTGAATGTTGGGACGCCATATTGCTAGTCGAAGTTATGTAGTTGATATCAATTTTCCTCAGCTATGGCTTTCTTGTCTTGGTTCCTGTCCTTTGCTTCAACACTCTTCAATCTTTGGCTCCTTCCTACTTTGTAGCGCATCTGTACTTCCAAACCCAGTTTCATACAGGGATCATACAGGGAACTCAGTAAGCAAATCTTGACAATTTCTAAGATGCTCAAATCAAGAATTGTACATAGACACTATTATGTATAGTAAAAAAAACACATTAATGACCAGATTGAATTTCAATGAATTGGAATGAAGTTTCCTTGTCAATGATTAAATGTCTTATAATATTAAATACGAATATGATATGTGTATTAAATGTGTGTTATAGTTGATCAAATAGACTTTGGAGTCAAGAGTTTCAAAggtaaaaaagtaaaaagattagAAGATGAAGAAGACAGCTTGAATGAGTTTAGACTTAAGCCTCTTCAAGTCATCATTCAAGCATGCTTTCACAGTTTGATTTCCTCTTTACTGGTCATAGTAATATTACTAACTGTTGATGCATGATGATGCCTCTTATAATGCTCCATGTCCATACCTTTGATTAGGTGTAATCCTATTGTTTTTTTGTTAGTTAATCCAATGGAACAATAAGGATACTCCAACAAGAAACAATAAAGACATCATCTTCCCTCATTATATTGATTTGAAAACGGAAGAATTAATCAAATAACAGCATGACCACTTTAACCCAACCACTGATGGTGGGGTTTGGGTCATTATCTACTGTGACCCAACCACTGATGGTGGGGGTTAGGTCATTATCTAATCTGTGACTTATCAAAAGCCGAAGGCCAAATACTGAAAGGGATAGCAAGCAATAGGCAAATAACCGATGCTTGTTGGGCCTTATCACTTGGAACTTGATCTTTGTTAAACAAGTTCTCAGATTATAAATGGAGAAATAAGTTTTGAGATAACTTTTTGTGTTGTCTCCAATCTAATTTGTTTCTAATTTAGTCAGGACCAATGTGAGTTTTGGACACTGAAAGCCTTGGAACAAACAAAAAATAGCCAAACCATTAGCCACTATGACCCCTTGTTAATATAGATTTAACAAAAGCAAGAAGTGCTGCTGCTTTAGGGGAGATTCTCCAATATAACAGATTAACAACAGAAGCATTGGAGCCTGGAAGAAGTAGCATTGCAGCCGAAAGCCTACTTAGAATAGTCACCATTTGTAAATAAAATCGTAAAGTACAATGAACTACAATGAATTTTACAAGTTACTGTGAACCTTCAGAGATGATCTGAAGCCTAAACAGGTTTCATAAATTCTTTCAAGGTTGGCCAAGCTGATATAAACGTGAAGTCTCTTTCAcaagaaaaaaaacttatttaattttaaatgatgtAATTGAAGAGAAATTATTTAAGATCTGGATTTGATCTTCTTGAAATTTTGTATGCTGGACAGCCTTGTTCAAACCTTTTTGTTTTAATATGCATTACGCCAAGAAGCTGGactaaaggtttttttttttttcattttaatggcattaagataaaaacaaaaaatatttaatataaataaattgaattgaatttctaATTAGTTTTAGAGAGATGTAATTAGTTGTtcaaatatttgataaaaattcaaaTCCGTCACCTAATGTTGGAGTTAAAAAACAAACGGAATTAGAAAAAACTATACGAAATTACAACTTTATAGCAGTACGTAGGTTTAGGATTCTTCCACTTTAGCCAATCCCAAGCAGGCCTAAACGTGGGAAGAAGAAACACATCAACTTCAGCCAACAAACTCACGGAGGCTTGAATGTGGGAAGAAGTCGCAGGTCCCGATGCCTTCCTCTCATTCTCCCTACCATCGTTCTTGCTTTTCATCTCTTTCAGTCTCTTCTTTACTCTCTCACCGCATTCCCTATTTTCTCATCTTTATCCTCCCTTCTCACTACTGGATAGCTTCTCAAGTATTTTTGCCTCATCATATACCTCTCTTGACTGCATCCGCTACTTAGTTTGATAGGATTTCGCACATCTTTGCAACTTGATGAATACTTTAAACTCACCATGATTTCGATATATTATTCTTCCACTCGTAATTCAAGGTGTTGTGTTTATATGAATAGGAAATTAATCCTAGTCCTGTTAGAGGTCTATTCcctgcaagcatgttgcatttaTATTAGTAGGAAATTAATCCTAATCCTTTTAGAGGTCTATTCCCTGCAAGCAAAATCTACATTAAGATGAGACAAAGTTGTAATTTCATTTACTAGTGATGCAACAAGTAATATTAAATACcgaaatattattaaattgaatgtattaaTTATCCTAGTGATTTAGTTTATTTAATGACTTTTTCATATAAAAGGTCAATCGTTGGGATTTAGAGTTTTACGTTTAAATTGTGGAACTTAATCAATTGGATTAAATAGGGTTTATTATAACTTGAACTGTGTCGACCaaactttttcttcttcaattgcCCTCGTCCAACACTACAGAATTCTTCTAACAATTCTTGAACAACTTTAACGTATTTCTATTGAGGATCCCAACCCAACGTCAGCTCCCACTTGCAGCAGTGTCTGATGATGACTACCCGAACTCCCTCCTCCATTATAATACAGCAACCCACCATCTCCTATCCTCAGCTCTTTATCTTTGACCTCCAAGTGTGGCAAGGAAGGAGATAAAGATAACGGAAGGCCTTGACATTTTACAACACTTGGCCTGTTGAGTTGGGAAACAATGTTACCATTATCAGGAACCCGAGTAAGGAGAGGTGGAGATAGTACAGTGCTTATACGAAAAGCCCCTTCGGGACCTGATACATTAAACCCTTGAAGAGAAGAAGGTGGAGCAGAAGGAGATGCCGATCTTGGCTGCGGATTCATCAAGAAAAGGTGCATGGCAGAAGCTGGTTCTGCATTAATGCTTGGCAACTGCTGATGGTTAAAGTGACTCATTGATTTACCTTACTGTCCCAAACCCCCAACAATATTACCAGCTGGCTTGTTTGCTTAATAATTGGACAGTAGAGAAGGCTGGTGGAATAATTCGGTGGCAGCCGTCACCATACCTGAAGAAACATCGAACATTTCGGATAACTTGCCTGCTGTTTCATAAACAAGAAGAGCATTTGATTCTTCCTTTTCGATCCCTACTAATGGTAGAGGTGGAGACTAAGAGCCTCGAACACTCATCGTGGCTGATCCCTGGAAGCCATTCGAGAATCTGAAGATGGCAGCTGCGTGGTGTAATCTTGGGACATAGATTGTCTTTGTAGGATTAGTATTGCTATCGTTTTGAACTGGAATTTTGGTTACAGggttttttagtggcgtttggataaaaaacgcaataaatattatatattagcGGCGTTTGcaataaaacgccgcaaaaaattgaGCAATAATGGTGTTTTTAGTCCAAACACAGCTAAAAACtaagcaatagcggcgcttttggaaaaacgccgAGGTTTTAGCGGGACTTTTTAAAAAATGCCTCAAAAAACATAtctgtctatttattatttaattggtttatttattttaattaaaatgcaatttatttttttaaaaaaaataatgacacgtgaaaaaatttgaaagtaaaaacatagaaaaatatttgttaaaaatgaaaaaatttaattatcattatagtttagggtttattgtatatggtttagggtttaagatttaagaGTTACTATTTCTAGGTTTATgggttatgggtttagggattatggtttatggtttaagtgttggggtttaaagtttaggggttagggtttagggttcatgagttatgttttaaaatttaggatTTAGGGGATAGGAGTTAGcagtttaaggtttagattaataagtatttttaaattttatattaaataatttcttatataattgtaaaagagataaaattaattttaatatattaaaattatgattatagtttaaattatttaagagataatagataaattttatatatattaaatggtttagaaTTTAAGGTTTagttgagatttgttaaatgatgaaattttataccatcaattaatgtttttatattaaaaaatatttaatctaaaccatttgatatatttaagtattagattttaaaaaaaattgataaataaataaaataaagtaatagattgatatggataggtaactatctattttggataagaccaaattataacaaataaaaatgaaatacaaaaattaaaatcattccacattgaacatctagcaaaatagttatattttagtttgaaaaaaatatctctaataaaatggagattagatcggaaaagaataatataaaatcatgattaacgtctcaatctttaatagaaatttgatatgtgagagattgattgcttacattggataattctaacttaataattaattatagccatttaattatttgttttcttataaaaatatatgatatttattttgagagtacttagttttttttataaaaatctaatttataaaaaatagtaataataaatattttataaaattatgtaactaataatttttagtagacaaaaataaaagatttttagcagagtaaaacgacgtcgttttgtttaaaatgaaatgatttttttatggcgtttttaagaaaaacgccacaaaaagtgAGCAGCGTTTCCTTCCTTACGCGTTTTATCCCCAAAAATTTCCCCCCTGCAACCCCTAATTTTCCCCcctaaaatcatttttttcctttcatcttAACCCATTTCAACTTTCCTTCCTTCATTGatttttatgtgttttttattttaaatctctcTGCAACATATATCAGTTAAAGCTTCAACCTTTATACCCAAATACAAGATTTAGAGTTTAAAAAAGCATCAGTCTTTGTTCTTTTGTGTATAAATCACGAGATTTGTTTGGTttctaagaaaatattttattcgTGTTTGGAagattttcttcatcattttagGGGGtgtctttgtttttcttttcgtTGACGCTCTATAAAGTCTTAATTCCACCTCTTCGTTTCATTTTTCCGAGAAAATGTTGGACTTGACAGAAAATCCCAAGTTGGTAAGTATAATCTCTCTgggttttcttcatttttttccccTTTATTTACTgttcaatagttttttttttcatcatcataatCAATTGTTTCATTTCTAATATAAATCCTTGAAAAAATTTTATCTTCGAATTTGGGGATAGGATTTGCATCTTCCAATGAGATTTCAACACAAAAAATCTCAGTTTCGGATCATATAGGTGGGTTTCAATACACAGCTATAAACCCAATGGCTTTGTTATCGACatggatagtttctctcatggaGGACTTAATAAAGAAATCAATCAAAACCCAAGAATCACAGTAAGTTTACTTTATTTTTTCTGGGAAAATTTCCAAAATCTTGCAATACCACTTCAAGCAGGGGTGGCCTTTTCTTTGTTGCTAATAGTCTATTTTACTCTAACTATTATGTTGTGTATTGCAATGCCAAATGTGTAGTTGCATTGAGAATGAAAATCGAATCACTTCaggtattcttttctttttcctcttatgAGTCCGATATTGAAAtgtgttttaattcaattttgagtaattgattttttttttagttttattatctTTGAATCTGCTCATTTGATTTACTGGAAACGATTTTCCTGATTTTGGGTAATTAGAATTAGATTTCATCCATGGTATTTGTGGATTATGAAGCTATTGATTCAAGAACAAAGCAATCAAcctatcttcttttcttttttttctttttgttcaaaatagtgtaaattaattgtttaagaTTGTAAGCCTATGAGTAATTGAAACCAAATAATCCTTGTTCTAGCCAAATATTCGTAAAATTCTCCCCCTGGTGGACTGTAAATTGAGTTTGAACTGGATTTATTGATCCCCATTTTGTTTGTTCTTATTGCATTTCTTTAGGAAAAAGGGCACTGATACAATGAGGTTTGTTACTGAGTATCGAAGAGGTTTTTAAGTTTATTCAAGTTAGAATGTATGCACATATGAAAATCTTTCTTTGTAGGGCTTCTTGAATCTCGAGACGCAAAATTTGATTTCTAGGCTATATTGCAAGGTTGTTTGGAGGGGCAATTTTATATaacttgtttaatttttttaataaactgcTTACAACCCTCAATTACTAAAGTAAAATGTTTGaagtatattttataattttttaatgaagCAATTTTAGGCTCTAATTAACCTGTTAGTGCATCACTAATGAAGGTATCTCAACTTTGATTAATtacttgttttatatgttatcaagATACTGATGCAATGATCTTGGTTTTCAAATTTCAACATCCTAATAACATGGTTTTACCCAAATTTTTTCTGGTTTATCAGGTTTAGGTAAGATCAAAATAGAGACTCTATTGTACTTACCAAAGCAAGAAGGCATGTAATGGATAAAGATGTGAGTAAAGACATCTGAACCAATGCAAATTTGAGGTTTAGGTAAGATGTgagtaatatttatttattacttgaaattttaaggaatttatatattttttgaatgcTTTATTATTGTTGACTTAAATTGTTACATCAACATCATAATAGTTATTACGCACATTAATGGTGAAAAACAGAAATTATTAATCAAAAAGTTTAATTGATGCATTTTGAGCGTCTTAAGATTTAATTGAGTACAACTTTTTCAAAAAACGACCATGAATTGATATTTTTTCGAAAAAGTATTTCTTTTTTAACCcgtttaaggttttttttatatttttaaatctttgaTGATGATCTTTTATTTCTTGTGCAGCATGGAAAGGATCTTTGAACAATATGAAAGATACTCGTATACTGAGATCCAATGTGCTACAGATGAAATTCAACAAAATGTAAACTCAACCCTCCTAAACTTCATTTtacaaatctttaatttttttaaaacatgctTTTTTGGTTTCATTTTGAAAGGGGATGTTCATGGATCAGACCATGAAAAATTTGAAGACACCAAATCTGTTCTACTTGTTGACTTGGGATGATTTCAATATGTTCTTTTACAGGGAAACTGGACCTAGGAACATGCAAAACTTAAAGCTAGAATGGAGACTTTACAAAGAAACCTGAAGTACCCCCCAATGGCTTCAAATTTCAGATACATTCAAGGCATGCATCTTTcacttttactaaaataattaattatatttctagGCATTACGAAGGAGAAGATATCCAGAATTTGAGTCTTAGAGAGCTTCAAAATTTGGAGCAACAACTTGATTCTTCCCTTAAACGCATAAGATCCAAAAAGGTTTAAATCACTCCAACAATATATATACAGCATTATTTTCCTTAGTGTAAAAGATTTtcatgatttatattttaaattggtccAATATTTTATCGTATTGATTAAAAATAGCGTCTCAACCACATAAACAATAAACAATTAGGGGtgaattcaaaaatcttttaaatagaccatttttcatttttgaagaGTCAAGTCCCCGCTT includes these proteins:
- the LOC107897519 gene encoding CASP-like protein ARALYDRAFT_485429, encoding MMEPVPGALGTSASLALRLGQTIFSSASLLFMCLDVEFYNYTSFSYLVTVMALVTPWSVSLTLIDAYSVFIKCLPRQPRVLLIVIVGDWALSFLSLAAACSTAIVTSFLVNVGTPYC